The Cumulibacter manganitolerans genome includes the window TCGCGGGGCAGGCGTAGACGTCTTCGTCTGCCGCTGCGGATGATGCGCCCGGCCACGGCAAAGACTCGGAAACGTAGCCGTTTGGGTTCCCAGCGGCGAGCCGGGTGCTC containing:
- a CDS encoding transposase, whose amino-acid sequence is EHPARRWEPKRLRFRVFAVAGRIIRSGRRRRLRLPRDWPWNHLIDTGWNAIRTA